Part of the Bacillus cabrialesii genome is shown below.
GTTATTACAGCGAAGAAGCCACGGCGCCGACAACCGTCCGCTCCGTGCAGCACGTGCTCCTGCCTGAAAATGAAGCTGCTTCTTCAGACAAGGATTTAAGCATTCTGTCATCTTCGTTTATCCATAAGGTGTACAAGCTGGCCGATAAGCAGGAGGCCAAAAAGAAACGGTACAGCGCCGACGTCAATGGAGAGAAAGTGTTTTTTGTCATTAAAAAGGGGCTTTCCGTCAATGGACAATCAGCAATGATGCTCTCTTACGCGCTTGATTCTTATCGGGACGACCTGGCCTATACCCTATTCAAACAGCTTCTGTTTATTATAGCTGTTGTCATTTTATTAAGCTGGATTCCGGCCATTTGGCTTGCGAAGTATTTATCAAGGCCTCTCGTGTCATTTGAAAAGCACGTCAAACGGATTTCCGAACAAGATTGGGATGACCCAGTGAAAGTAGATCGGAAAGATGAGATCGGCAAATTGGGACATACCATTGAAGAGATGCGCCAAAAGCTTGTGCAAAAGGACGAAACAGAAAGAACCCTATTGCAAAACATATCTCACGATTTAAAAACGCCGGTCATGGTCATCAGAGGCTATACACAATCAATTAAAGACGGGATTTTTCCTAAAGGAGATCTTGAAAACACTGTGGATGTCATTGAAGGCGAAGCCCTTAAGCTGGAGAAAAAAATAAAGGATTTATTATATTTGACGAAACTGGATTATTTAGCGAAGCAAAAAGTGCAGTACGATATGTTCAGTATCGCGGAAGTGACGGAAGAAGTCATCGAAAGATTGAAGTGGGCGCGGAAAGAAATATCGTGGGAAATTGATGTAGAAGAAGACATTCTGATGCCTGGCGATCCGGAGCAATGGAACAAACTCCTCGAAAACATTCTAGAAAATCAAATCCGCTATGCTGACACAAAAATAGAGATCAGCATGAAACAAGATGATCGGAATATCGTGATCACCATTAAAAATGACGGCCCGCATATTGAAGATGAGATGCTCTCCAGCCTCTATGAGCCTTTTAATAAAGGGAAGAAAGGCGAATTCGGCATTGGTCTCAGCATCGTAAAACGAATTTTAACTCTTCATAAGGCGTCTATCTCAATTGAAAATGACAAAACGGGTGTAACATACCGCATAGCAGTGCCAAAATAGACTGTAAATGTTTTTGCAGTCTATTTTTTATGTGAAAGAATAACCGTTAAAATCTCTGTAATTTGTTTTGAGCGGCTGTTTGCATTGATGAACCCATTTTTTCTCTGAC
Proteins encoded:
- the cssS gene encoding secretion stress-responsive two-component system sensor histidine kinase CssS — encoded protein: MKNKPLSFQIWVVISGILLAISLLLLVLFSNTLRDFFTNETYTTIENEQHVLTEYRLPGSIERRYYSEEATAPTTVRSVQHVLLPENEAASSDKDLSILSSSFIHKVYKLADKQEAKKKRYSADVNGEKVFFVIKKGLSVNGQSAMMLSYALDSYRDDLAYTLFKQLLFIIAVVILLSWIPAIWLAKYLSRPLVSFEKHVKRISEQDWDDPVKVDRKDEIGKLGHTIEEMRQKLVQKDETERTLLQNISHDLKTPVMVIRGYTQSIKDGIFPKGDLENTVDVIEGEALKLEKKIKDLLYLTKLDYLAKQKVQYDMFSIAEVTEEVIERLKWARKEISWEIDVEEDILMPGDPEQWNKLLENILENQIRYADTKIEISMKQDDRNIVITIKNDGPHIEDEMLSSLYEPFNKGKKGEFGIGLSIVKRILTLHKASISIENDKTGVTYRIAVPK
- the spxO gene encoding anti-adapter protein SpxO, translating into MRELDEMISRLRNRGIKVEKVKYPKQTLSEKKWVHQCKQPLKTNYRDFNGYSFT